The following proteins are encoded in a genomic region of Chitinivibrio alkaliphilus ACht1:
- a CDS encoding SPASM domain-containing protein: MPFVVPITVISNYNYQHLAEIHDLVRDKTQLHPYYYGWFITQERATEHEQVFASRFGHTPVNHTGYLKSCFNDVDPAVVAEQVHNIRTSSSKGPSVPQFIPDIYTEKDIRRYYDDHTWDVGYSSCESIYHVAEISPNGDMTPCRDYQDYVAGNVCTTPFYDVWNGAAFTRFRNEMKKGLMPVCTRCCGLQGF; this comes from the coding sequence GAAATACATGATTTGGTACGGGATAAGACACAGCTTCATCCCTACTATTACGGCTGGTTTATCACGCAGGAACGGGCTACGGAGCATGAGCAGGTCTTTGCCAGTCGCTTTGGCCATACACCGGTGAATCATACGGGGTATCTCAAATCATGTTTCAATGATGTTGATCCGGCGGTTGTGGCAGAGCAGGTGCACAACATTCGCACCTCTTCGAGCAAAGGCCCGTCGGTTCCCCAGTTTATTCCTGATATTTATACAGAAAAAGATATTCGACGATACTATGATGATCACACCTGGGATGTGGGGTATTCTTCCTGCGAGAGTATTTACCACGTGGCAGAGATTTCTCCCAACGGAGATATGACGCCGTGCCGTGACTACCAGGACTATGTGGCGGGAAATGTCTGTACCACTCCATTCTATGATGTTTGGAACGGTGCTGCCTTTACCCGTTTTCGAAACGAAATGAAAAAAGGGCTTATGCCAGTCTGTACTCGTTGTTGCGGGTTGCAAGGCTTTTAG